CTGTCGCTCGCATCGCGCAGTCGCAACTCCCAGAAGGGCTTTCCGTTCGAGCCCTCCTTGCGCGTGCATTGCTCGACCTGCGCGTGCAGCTCGGCATACATTGCCTTGTCCTTCGCCGCCCCGCGCACTGCGGAAATTGTCATCGCGCCAGCCATCCCCCTACATGCCCACCAGGGCCGCCGGCGGTCAATGCTCTTGCCCGGCCGGCGATGCGATTGACGGGATGCCAAGCTTCGCATCTTTCGCCGGCGGTGGCGCGATCTCGCGCGGAAGCCCCTTGAGCTCGCGCTGCGTCCACGGCGTGAAGCGGGTGGCGGATTGCTCGCGGAGACGTTTGACGTAGTCCGGCGAAATCGGCGGGGCAGAGTTGCCCCACGATGTGCGGAGATAATTCAGCACCGCGGCGAGATCCTCGTCGCGCAGAATTTTCCATGGGGGCATCGCGCCGTTGTAAACCTGCCCCCGCACGGTCAGTGCGCCTTCCACACCGTGCAGGAGGATGTTCACGAGATGATTGTCGCCACGCCATTCCTGCGCGAGCACCCATTCGCTCCCCGCAAGCGGCGGATACTGGCGCATGATCCCCTGACCATCAGCCTGATGGCACACGGCACAATTCCGCACGAACACGCGCTGCCCGAGCGTTGCGGGATCAGCCGGCTTGCGCGCAGCGAGGGTCTTCGAGGGATTGAAGACGTCGGCGCGGAAGCCCCCGGCGTTGTTCGCCAGGTAAAGTCCGCACCAGAAAACAAGCATCATGATGAGCGTGACGAACCACAGCGGCACGCCTTCGCGACCTTCGCGGGGCTCGTGTTGCTCGCGAAGGATCGATCCGTGCACCCGGACGAGATCGATCTCTCCTTCGGCCGGAGGGATCGGCGGCTCGACGAATTTCTCGTCGTCGGATCTTGCGGGATCGGGCGGACTCATGGCGCGGAAGATGGCGGCGGTGACGCCACCTCGGGCAGAGGATCCTCCCGCCGGAGCGAGAGCAGATACGCCACGAGATCCCTCGCCTCCTGCGTGGGAAGAATTTCGTAGCCCTTGCGCGGCGGGTGCGGGCCGCGCACGACAAGCGCCTCGGGATTCGGGCTCGCTCCGATCGGCCGCTCGACGAAAAGAAAGCGGAACGACGGCATGATCGACCCCGGCGACACGGTGCGAGGCTCGTAAAGATGCGCGTAGTGCCAGCGCACGTCGGTCTGGCGCACGCCGATGTTTGCGAGGTCCGGCCCGGTGCGCATTGTGCCGAGGAACGACGGGCGTTCCTGCAGATAATCCCGCGCGACCGTCTGCCGCGTGCCGAGGCCTTTCTCGATGTCGGTCGAAAGCCACGCCGGCCGCACCTGCTGGCTGTGACAGTAGATGCAGCCGTTTTCGGCATAGACGCGCGATCCCGCCATGGCGCTCCCCGTCAATGGCGCCGGCACGAGTTCACCGGTCGCCGCGGACCGCTCCGGTTTCAGGTTCCCGAGCTGGAGAAACGGATACGCCACCAGCCCCAGCCAGGACGTCGCGAAGACGGCAAGAATTCCCACGAAGAGGATCGGCAACCTGTTCATACCTCCGGCACCTCGCCTCCTCCGGGTGGCGGCGAACGACGCTCCCGCTTTCTCTCATAAGCCGATCCCACCTCCGCCAGCAACGTCGCGCCTTCCCGCTCTCCGCCGCGCCGCAGCAACATCTGCACGAACAAAATCGCGAAAACGAAATGCGCCGCTGCCAGCAGGATGCCCGAGAGCGCCCGCACGAACCGAAACGGCGCGACGACCTGGACCGACGTCAGGAAGGCGACCTGCGGGTCGTTGAGTTCGAGTCCCTGAAAAAATCCTCCGAGCGTGAGCGAGGCAAACATCAGGCCGATGCCCCCCGCCGCGAGCCAGAAATGCCAGCGGATCATTCGCGCCGAGGGCCATTCCCAGCCAACAAGCCGGGGCACGATGTAATACATCGCGCCGAACATCGTCATCGTGAAAAAGCCATACAGGCCGAGGTGGGCATGCCCGATCGTGTAGTCCGTGAAATGCGTGAGATTGTTCAGCGACGGGATCGCCATCAGGCTGCCCTGCAGGCTCACCGCCGTATAAGTCACCGCACCAAAGACCGTGAACCGCAGCGTCGGACTCCACCGCAGCGCGTCAAAATGCCCGCGCATCGTCAGGTGGTGATTGATCGCCACCGCGATGACGGGAACGAACATCATCACGCTCGCCACAACGCTCGCGCTCACCATCCACGCCGGGAACGGCCCGCCGATGAGGTGATGCATTCCATTCCAGCTGTAGAAAAGCGCCAGTGACCAGAAGCCGAGGATCGACAGATAGTAGCTGTGCACCGGCCGCCCCAGCACCTTGGGGATCATGTAATACGCGCTCGCCAGACCGATCGGCGTGAACCACAGCCCGAGGATGTTGTGCCCATACCACCAGTTCACCGCACCGACCACCGAGCCCTGCACCGGCTGCCAGATCAGCAGAATGTTCGCCGTCGCATAGAGCCATGGGAACCACAGGAACGCCGCCAGCAGATACCATTGCGAGACATACACATGCCCCGGCCGACGAAAGTGGAACATCACCACGCCCCACACGCCGATGCACGCGTAGGCCATGAAAAGAATCGGCGTCGCCCAGCCGGGAAACTCCAGCCATTCGATCGATCGGCTCTGCCCTGCCAGAATTCCCGCCGTTCCCGCGGCCACGCCGA
This genomic window from Chthoniobacterales bacterium contains:
- a CDS encoding cytochrome c, producing the protein MSPPDPARSDDEKFVEPPIPPAEGEIDLVRVHGSILREQHEPREGREGVPLWFVTLIMMLVFWCGLYLANNAGGFRADVFNPSKTLAARKPADPATLGQRVFVRNCAVCHQADGQGIMRQYPPLAGSEWVLAQEWRGDNHLVNILLHGVEGALTVRGQVYNGAMPPWKILRDEDLAAVLNYLRTSWGNSAPPISPDYVKRLREQSATRFTPWTQRELKGLPREIAPPPAKDAKLGIPSIASPAGQEH
- a CDS encoding cbb3-type cytochrome c oxidase subunit II; this encodes MNRLPILFVGILAVFATSWLGLVAYPFLQLGNLKPERSAATGELVPAPLTGSAMAGSRVYAENGCIYCHSQQVRPAWLSTDIEKGLGTRQTVARDYLQERPSFLGTMRTGPDLANIGVRQTDVRWHYAHLYEPRTVSPGSIMPSFRFLFVERPIGASPNPEALVVRGPHPPRKGYEILPTQEARDLVAYLLSLRREDPLPEVASPPPSSAP
- a CDS encoding cbb3-type cytochrome c oxidase subunit I, giving the protein MSNDPPDTASQIERAEIDRSLRGPVLFFFASGVAWLLAGSLLGVLAAWKMVFPGLLDSADWLTFGRVRPAHLNIVIYGWASAVGIGVGIWLMARLCRVALRHRGLLIAAGVAWNVGVAAGTAGILAGQSRSIEWLEFPGWATPILFMAYACIGVWGVVMFHFRRPGHVYVSQWYLLAAFLWFPWLYATANILLIWQPVQGSVVGAVNWWYGHNILGLWFTPIGLASAYYMIPKVLGRPVHSYYLSILGFWSLALFYSWNGMHHLIGGPFPAWMVSASVVASVMMFVPVIAVAINHHLTMRGHFDALRWSPTLRFTVFGAVTYTAVSLQGSLMAIPSLNNLTHFTDYTIGHAHLGLYGFFTMTMFGAMYYIVPRLVGWEWPSARMIRWHFWLAAGGIGLMFASLTLGGFFQGLELNDPQVAFLTSVQVVAPFRFVRALSGILLAAAHFVFAILFVQMLLRRGGEREGATLLAEVGSAYERKRERRSPPPGGGEVPEV